The following coding sequences lie in one Isoptericola variabilis 225 genomic window:
- the nuoF gene encoding NADH-quinone oxidoreductase subunit NuoF, with the protein MSEPSTSVLTPVLTDTWDADRSWKLATYEDAGGYAGLRKALTMEPGDVVQAVKDSGLRGRGGAGFPTGMKWGFLPPPDGGPRYLVVNADESEPGTCKDIPLMLASPQHLIEGVVITSYAIGCHHAFIYVRGEVLHVYRRLLAAVQEAYDAGYLGTDVLGSGYDLDVTVHAGAGAYICGEETALLDSLEGLRGQPRLKPPFPAVAGLYARPTVVNNVESIASVPGIIANGADWFASMGTEKSQGHGLFSLSGHVVRPGQYEAPLGITLRELLDLAGGVRPGHELKFWTPGGSSTPIFTADHLDVPLDYESVGAAGSMLGTRALQIFDDTVCVVRAVSRWTDFYAHESCGKCTPCREGTYWLKQVLHRIEAGQGTEGDLDLLLDLCDNILGRSFCALGDGATSPVTSSIQLFRDEYEAHIAGGGCPFDPSRAALFDYTPRSRRTPALAGTGGHR; encoded by the coding sequence ATGAGTGAGCCGTCGACGTCGGTGCTGACGCCCGTCCTCACCGACACGTGGGACGCCGACCGGTCCTGGAAGCTCGCGACGTACGAGGACGCCGGCGGCTACGCCGGCCTGCGCAAGGCCCTGACCATGGAGCCGGGCGACGTCGTCCAGGCCGTCAAGGACTCGGGCCTGCGGGGGCGCGGCGGCGCCGGCTTCCCCACGGGCATGAAGTGGGGCTTCCTGCCGCCGCCCGACGGCGGGCCGCGCTACCTCGTCGTCAACGCCGACGAGTCCGAGCCCGGCACGTGCAAGGACATCCCGCTCATGCTGGCGAGCCCGCAGCACCTCATCGAGGGCGTCGTCATCACGAGCTACGCGATCGGCTGCCACCACGCCTTCATCTACGTGCGCGGCGAGGTCCTGCACGTCTACCGGCGCCTGCTCGCCGCGGTGCAGGAGGCGTACGACGCCGGGTACCTCGGCACGGACGTGCTCGGCTCGGGCTACGACCTCGACGTCACGGTCCACGCGGGCGCGGGCGCGTACATCTGCGGCGAGGAGACGGCGCTGCTCGACTCGCTCGAGGGCCTGCGCGGCCAGCCGCGGCTCAAGCCGCCGTTCCCCGCGGTCGCCGGGCTGTACGCGCGGCCCACCGTCGTCAACAACGTCGAGTCGATCGCGTCCGTGCCGGGGATCATCGCGAACGGCGCCGACTGGTTCGCCTCGATGGGCACCGAGAAGTCGCAGGGCCACGGCCTGTTCTCGCTGTCCGGGCACGTCGTGCGCCCCGGCCAGTACGAGGCCCCGCTCGGCATCACGCTGCGCGAGCTGCTCGACCTCGCGGGCGGGGTGCGTCCGGGTCACGAGCTGAAGTTCTGGACGCCGGGCGGCTCGTCGACGCCCATCTTCACGGCCGACCACCTCGACGTCCCGCTCGACTACGAGTCGGTCGGGGCCGCGGGCTCGATGCTCGGCACGCGCGCGCTGCAGATCTTCGACGACACGGTGTGCGTCGTGCGCGCCGTGTCCCGCTGGACCGACTTCTACGCGCACGAGTCGTGCGGCAAGTGCACGCCGTGCCGCGAGGGCACCTACTGGCTCAAGCAGGTGCTGCACCGCATCGAGGCGGGCCAGGGCACCGAGGGAGACCTCGACCTGCTCCTCGACCTGTGCGACAACATCCTCGGCCGCTCGTTCTGCGCCCTCGGCGACGGCGCGACGTCGCCCGTCACCTCGAGCATCCAGCTCTTCCGCGACGAGTACGAGGCCCACATCGCGGGCGGTGGGTGCCCGTTCGACCCGAGCCGTGCGGCCCTGTTCGACTACACGCCCCGGAGCCGGCGCACGCCGGCGCTCGCGGGCACGGGAGGTCACCGATGA
- a CDS encoding NADH-quinone oxidoreductase subunit G — translation MTATTSTGTEAAPVETVTCTIDEVEVTVPKGTLIIRAAEQVGIQIPRFCDHPLLAPAGACRQCLVEVAMPDREGNVRPMPKPQASCTMEVTPGMVVKTQRTSPVAEKAQNGVMELLLINHPLDCPVCDKGGECPLQNQAMTNGRSTSRFEDVKRTFPKPIAISTEILLDRERCVLCQRCTRFSEEIAGDAFIALQQRGAMQQIGRFDEAVLGYAPPPGEHRSPTPVDRPAGVALPDTSGLPFSSYFSGNTVQICPVGALTGAAYRFRARPFDLVSTPSIAEHDSCGSAIRIDHRRGVVLRRLSGDDPAVNEEWITDKDRFAFTWQAAPDRITTPLVRDRTLDRYGKVVARGELRPASWVEALELAAEGLADARAARGIGVLAGGRLTVEDAYAWSRFARTVLGTDDVDQRARVHSDEEARFLAHAVAGSGVGVTFGDLEKAPVVLLAGLEAEEEAGVTFLRLRKGVLRHGVKVYSVAPFATRGLARLEGTLLPAAPGTEAEWLGSLATRATGGLLPADVDAETLASVADGLAQPGAVILVGERLAGSPGAYTQALRLAEATGARLAWIPRRAGERGGVEAGLLPGLLPGGRPLTDAAARAEVAAAWGVDADALPSEPGLDTGGILDALSVGQLSGAIVGGLELADLPDPAHARRALEAASWVVSLEVRRSEVTELADVVLPVAPPAERAGSYWNWEGRVRSFGRALESSALPDHRVLHHLAEQLGVDLGCDDPLEAHRAIAALPAWRGERPAAPAAEQVEPPPVAPGTAVLAAWHLLLDDGALQDGEQFLAGTAKRPVARMSAVTAAAADVFDGDLVTVSTDRGSITLPVAITEMVDHVVWLPLASRGCRVHAQLGASPGDVVHVAPAPQDLSEGRWDRAHQGSDTAEQDGGAA, via the coding sequence ATGACCGCGACGACGTCCACGGGCACCGAGGCGGCGCCCGTCGAGACCGTGACGTGCACGATCGACGAGGTCGAGGTCACGGTCCCCAAGGGCACGCTCATCATCCGGGCCGCCGAGCAGGTCGGCATCCAGATCCCGCGGTTCTGCGACCACCCGCTGCTCGCCCCCGCGGGCGCGTGCCGGCAGTGCCTCGTCGAGGTCGCGATGCCGGACCGCGAGGGCAACGTCCGGCCCATGCCCAAGCCGCAGGCCTCGTGCACCATGGAGGTCACCCCCGGCATGGTGGTCAAGACGCAGCGCACGTCGCCCGTGGCGGAGAAGGCCCAGAACGGGGTCATGGAGCTGCTGCTCATCAACCACCCGCTCGACTGCCCCGTGTGCGACAAGGGCGGCGAGTGCCCGCTGCAGAACCAGGCCATGACGAACGGGCGCTCGACGTCGCGCTTCGAGGACGTCAAGCGCACGTTCCCCAAGCCCATCGCGATCTCGACCGAGATCCTGCTCGACCGCGAGCGCTGCGTGCTGTGCCAGCGCTGCACGCGCTTCAGCGAGGAGATCGCCGGCGACGCGTTCATCGCGCTGCAGCAGCGCGGCGCGATGCAGCAGATCGGCCGGTTCGACGAGGCCGTGCTCGGCTACGCGCCGCCGCCCGGCGAGCACCGCTCGCCCACTCCGGTCGACAGGCCCGCGGGCGTCGCCCTCCCCGACACCTCGGGCCTGCCGTTCTCGTCCTACTTCTCGGGCAACACGGTCCAGATCTGCCCGGTCGGCGCGCTCACGGGCGCGGCGTACCGGTTCCGGGCGCGCCCGTTCGACCTGGTCTCGACGCCGAGCATCGCCGAGCACGACTCGTGCGGGTCGGCGATCCGCATCGACCACCGCCGCGGCGTCGTCCTGCGCCGGCTGTCGGGCGACGACCCGGCGGTCAACGAGGAGTGGATCACCGACAAGGACCGCTTCGCGTTCACCTGGCAGGCCGCGCCCGACCGGATCACGACGCCGCTCGTGCGCGACCGCACGCTCGACCGGTACGGCAAGGTCGTGGCGCGCGGCGAGCTGCGCCCGGCGTCGTGGGTCGAGGCTCTCGAGCTCGCGGCCGAGGGGCTCGCGGACGCGCGCGCCGCGCGCGGCATCGGCGTCCTGGCCGGCGGGCGTCTCACGGTCGAGGACGCGTACGCGTGGTCGCGGTTCGCGCGGACCGTGCTGGGCACCGACGACGTCGACCAGCGCGCCCGCGTGCACTCCGACGAGGAGGCGCGGTTCCTCGCCCACGCCGTTGCCGGCTCGGGGGTCGGCGTGACGTTCGGTGACCTCGAGAAGGCCCCGGTGGTGCTCCTCGCGGGGCTCGAGGCCGAGGAGGAGGCGGGCGTCACCTTCCTGCGGCTGCGCAAGGGCGTGCTGCGCCACGGCGTCAAGGTCTACTCGGTGGCGCCGTTCGCGACGCGCGGCCTGGCGCGCCTCGAGGGCACGCTGCTGCCCGCGGCGCCCGGCACCGAGGCCGAGTGGCTGGGGTCGCTCGCGACCCGCGCGACCGGCGGCCTGCTGCCCGCCGACGTCGACGCCGAGACGCTCGCGTCCGTCGCCGACGGGCTCGCGCAGCCCGGCGCGGTCATCCTCGTCGGCGAGCGGCTCGCGGGCTCACCCGGCGCGTACACGCAGGCGCTGCGCCTCGCCGAGGCCACCGGCGCCCGGCTGGCGTGGATCCCGCGGCGCGCGGGCGAGCGCGGCGGCGTCGAGGCCGGCCTGCTCCCGGGCCTGCTGCCCGGCGGTCGCCCGCTGACCGACGCCGCGGCGCGCGCCGAGGTCGCGGCCGCCTGGGGCGTGGACGCGGACGCGCTGCCGTCCGAGCCGGGCCTCGACACGGGCGGCATCCTCGACGCGCTGTCGGTCGGCCAGCTCTCGGGCGCGATCGTCGGCGGCCTCGAGCTCGCCGACCTGCCTGACCCCGCGCACGCGCGGCGAGCGCTCGAGGCGGCCTCGTGGGTCGTGTCGCTCGAGGTGCGCCGCTCGGAGGTCACCGAGCTCGCCGACGTCGTGCTCCCGGTGGCGCCGCCGGCCGAGCGCGCCGGCTCCTACTGGAACTGGGAGGGCCGCGTCCGGTCCTTCGGCCGCGCGCTCGAGTCCTCGGCGCTGCCCGACCACCGCGTGCTGCACCACCTCGCGGAGCAGCTCGGCGTCGACCTCGGCTGCGACGACCCGCTGGAGGCCCACCGCGCGATCGCGGCCCTGCCGGCGTGGCGCGGCGAGCGCCCGGCGGCACCTGCGGCCGAGCAGGTCGAGCCGCCGCCCGTGGCCCCCGGCACGGCCGTCCTCGCCGCGTGGCACCTGCTGCTCGACGACGGCGCGCTGCAGGACGGCGAGCAGTTCCTCGCCGGCACGGCCAAGCGCCCGGTCGCCCGCATGTCCGCGGTCACCGCGGCCGCGGCCGACGTGTTCGACGGCGACCTCGTGACCGTCTCGACCGACCGGGGCTCGATCACGCTGCCGGTCGCGATCACCGAGATGGTCGACCACGTCGTGTGGCTGCCGCTCGCCTCGCGCGGGTGCCGCGTGCACGCGCAGCTCGGCGCGTCGCCCGGCGACGTCGTGCACGTCGCCCCCGCACCCCAGGACCTGTCAGAAGGCCGGTGGGACAGGGCCCACCAGGGTTCTGACACCGCGGAGCAGGACGGAGGGGCCGCATGA
- the nuoH gene encoding NADH-quinone oxidoreductase subunit NuoH: MIPGVVADFSQDTWITYVVKAVLIVVFLLTSVLFAIWFERKVVARMQLRPGPNWHGPFGLLQSLADAMKLLLKEDLTVTRADRVIYLLAPMISVFCALLVFAVIPFGPNVTIPFTDYSTPAQLTDFPVAVLYILGCAALGVYGIVLGGWSSGSTYPLLGSVRSTAQVISYELAMGLSLVSVFVMAGSMSTSSIVDSQTRLWWFLPLAPAFVIYIISMIGETNRLPFDLPEAEGELVSGYMTEYSSMKFAWFFLAEYINMLNVAAVATTLFLGGWRAPWPLSAIGDGMLNEGWWPILWFLAKLWLLMFVFVWVRGTLLRLRYDQFMTFGWKVLIPVALAWVVVLATFQWLSLAGVTRTQLFVGIGVAAVVVFAVIWVWPEKKEPAPRRAAAGEFDPFAGGYPVPPLPGQHLPRSSRRTGTSAVAQSVDHSEETR, translated from the coding sequence ATGATCCCCGGCGTGGTCGCCGACTTCAGCCAGGACACCTGGATCACCTACGTGGTCAAGGCCGTCCTCATCGTGGTGTTCCTGCTCACGAGCGTGCTCTTCGCGATCTGGTTCGAGCGCAAGGTCGTCGCGCGCATGCAGCTGCGCCCCGGCCCGAACTGGCACGGCCCGTTCGGCCTCCTGCAGTCGCTCGCCGACGCCATGAAGCTCCTGCTCAAGGAGGACCTGACCGTCACCCGGGCGGACCGGGTGATCTACCTGCTGGCGCCGATGATCTCGGTGTTCTGCGCGCTCCTCGTGTTCGCGGTGATCCCGTTCGGCCCGAACGTCACGATCCCGTTCACGGACTACTCGACGCCCGCGCAGCTCACCGACTTCCCCGTCGCCGTCCTGTACATCCTCGGGTGCGCGGCGCTCGGCGTGTACGGCATCGTGCTCGGCGGCTGGTCCTCCGGGTCGACCTACCCGCTGCTCGGCTCCGTGCGCTCGACCGCCCAGGTCATCAGCTACGAGCTTGCGATGGGGCTGTCGCTCGTGAGCGTGTTCGTCATGGCGGGCTCGATGTCGACGTCGTCGATCGTCGACTCGCAGACCCGGCTCTGGTGGTTCCTGCCGCTCGCGCCGGCGTTCGTCATCTACATCATCTCGATGATCGGCGAGACCAACCGCCTGCCGTTCGACCTCCCGGAGGCCGAGGGCGAGCTCGTCTCGGGCTACATGACCGAGTACTCGTCGATGAAGTTCGCGTGGTTCTTCCTCGCGGAGTACATCAACATGCTCAACGTCGCGGCCGTCGCGACGACGCTCTTCCTCGGCGGGTGGCGGGCCCCGTGGCCGCTGTCGGCGATCGGCGACGGGATGCTCAACGAGGGCTGGTGGCCGATCCTCTGGTTCCTCGCCAAGCTCTGGCTGCTCATGTTCGTGTTCGTGTGGGTGCGCGGCACGCTGCTGCGCCTGCGCTACGACCAGTTCATGACCTTCGGCTGGAAGGTGCTCATCCCGGTCGCGCTGGCCTGGGTCGTCGTGCTCGCGACGTTCCAGTGGCTAAGCCTGGCCGGCGTGACGCGCACCCAGCTGTTCGTGGGCATCGGCGTCGCCGCGGTCGTCGTCTTCGCCGTGATCTGGGTCTGGCCGGAGAAGAAGGAGCCCGCGCCACGGCGGGCCGCCGCCGGCGAGTTCGACCCGTTCGCGGGCGGCTACCCCGTGCCCCCGCTGCCGGGCCAGCACCTGCCGCGCTCGAGCCGTCGCACCGGCACCAGCGCCGTCGCCCAGTCCGTCGACCACTCCGAGGAGACGCGATGA